Proteins encoded in a region of the Bradyrhizobium sp. CB3481 genome:
- a CDS encoding thiamine pyrophosphate-binding protein, with amino-acid sequence MDAKIRTGGHILIEQLALHGADTVFGVPGESFLAALDGMYQSQRVRFINARQEGGAAMMAEAYGKLTGKPGIVFATRGPGATNASSGVHVAFQDSTPLILLLGQVGRDMMEREAFQEIDYRQMFGPMAKWVAQIDDARRIPEFISRAFFTATSGRPGPVVLALPEDMLTDTADVPDAPPYHPLPIAPDDAGLQKFHALLSAAKKPFLIVGGGGWSEQARRDLEAFASAHEVPVGVSFRCQDYFDNLHPCYGGHVGIGLDAKIAGRIRSSDLVIALGARLGEATTAGYTMFDIPKPKQPLVHVYPDPEEIGRVYSPTLGMVASSASFAAAIKGLAPKHQSRADYVKTAHADYLAFTEPTKSPGDVQLSQVVRGLSDRLPHDTIICNGAGNYAVWVHRFWRYRQYRTELAPTSGSMGYGLPAAVAAKLQHPERTVICFAGDGCFQMTGLEFMTAVENRLPLIVIVCNNGMYGTIRMHQEREYPGRVSGTDLANPDFAALARACGGFGARVERTEDFARAFDEAVASGLPAIIELTISPEALTPAASLSETRAKALAAQA; translated from the coding sequence ATGGACGCAAAAATTCGAACCGGTGGACATATTCTGATCGAGCAACTGGCCTTGCACGGCGCCGACACCGTGTTCGGCGTCCCCGGTGAAAGCTTCCTGGCGGCGCTTGACGGCATGTATCAGAGCCAGCGGGTGCGGTTCATCAACGCCCGGCAAGAGGGCGGCGCCGCCATGATGGCGGAAGCCTATGGCAAGCTGACGGGCAAGCCCGGCATCGTGTTTGCCACCCGCGGCCCGGGGGCCACCAACGCGTCTTCCGGCGTCCATGTCGCGTTCCAGGATTCGACGCCGCTGATCCTGCTGCTGGGGCAGGTCGGGCGCGACATGATGGAGCGCGAAGCGTTTCAGGAAATCGACTATCGCCAGATGTTCGGCCCGATGGCGAAGTGGGTCGCCCAGATCGACGACGCGCGGCGGATTCCAGAGTTCATCTCGCGCGCCTTCTTCACCGCGACTTCGGGCCGTCCCGGCCCGGTTGTGCTGGCATTGCCCGAGGATATGCTCACCGACACCGCCGACGTGCCGGATGCGCCGCCCTATCACCCGCTTCCGATCGCACCGGATGACGCTGGTTTGCAAAAATTCCACGCGCTGCTGTCCGCGGCGAAGAAGCCGTTCCTGATCGTCGGCGGCGGCGGATGGAGCGAGCAGGCCCGCCGCGACCTCGAGGCGTTTGCCTCAGCGCATGAGGTGCCGGTCGGCGTTTCGTTCCGCTGCCAGGATTATTTCGACAACCTGCATCCCTGCTATGGCGGCCATGTCGGCATCGGCCTCGATGCCAAGATCGCTGGGCGGATCCGCAGCAGCGATCTGGTGATCGCGCTTGGCGCAAGGCTCGGAGAGGCCACCACGGCCGGCTACACAATGTTCGATATTCCGAAGCCGAAGCAGCCGCTGGTCCACGTCTATCCCGATCCGGAAGAGATCGGCCGCGTTTATTCGCCGACGCTCGGTATGGTCGCGAGCAGCGCATCCTTTGCGGCGGCGATCAAGGGACTGGCACCGAAGCATCAATCGCGCGCCGACTACGTCAAGACTGCGCATGCCGACTATCTTGCCTTTACCGAGCCTACCAAGTCGCCCGGCGATGTGCAGCTCTCGCAGGTCGTGCGCGGTTTGAGCGACCGCTTGCCCCATGACACCATCATCTGTAACGGCGCCGGCAATTATGCCGTCTGGGTGCACCGCTTCTGGCGCTATCGGCAGTATCGCACCGAGCTCGCGCCGACCTCGGGCTCGATGGGCTACGGCCTCCCTGCGGCGGTCGCCGCCAAGCTGCAGCATCCGGAACGAACGGTCATCTGCTTTGCCGGCGACGGCTGCTTCCAGATGACCGGGCTGGAGTTCATGACCGCGGTCGAGAACCGGCTGCCGCTGATCGTGATCGTCTGCAACAACGGCATGTACGGCACGATCCGCATGCATCAGGAGCGGGAATATCCGGGCCGCGTTTCCGGTACCGATCTCGCCAACCCGGATTTTGCCGCGCTGGCGCGCGCCTGCGGCGGCTTCGGCGCCCGCGTCGAGCGGACGGAAGATTTTGCGCGCGCCTTTGATGAAGCCGTGGCAAGCGGACTTCCAGCCATCATCGAGCTCACGATCAGCCCGGAAGCATTGACGCCGGCAGCTTCGCTGAGCGAAACGCGCGCCAAGGCGCTAGCCGCACAGGCCTGA
- a CDS encoding NAD(P)-dependent oxidoreductase, protein MTTFERVGFIGLGGMGRGLVKNLVAKGVAVTAYDLNPAAVAVAKSSGATAAKSVQEIRDTCRIVMICVNEAEDVEALMTCGDGLLAGPALGFVIVDHTTGSPQMVAKLDRMVRAAGGRYAEAPMTRTPKHADAGKVNVLFGGEGDLLEDLRPYFELYAENIFHIGPLGHAIRLKLIHNYIAFANVAAWCEGFALAAKDGLDLSQLIRIISAAGGKSGMLDLYGQATLEGDFTPLMSLANARKDVRYYARWLEEAGLPGFMADAVHQTYRQAALLGHDGESCTAVIKAYEAVTGIEARVGRKDQQPEQ, encoded by the coding sequence ATGACGACATTTGAACGCGTTGGCTTTATCGGCCTTGGCGGAATGGGACGTGGGCTGGTGAAGAACCTCGTCGCTAAGGGCGTGGCTGTCACCGCCTACGACCTTAACCCTGCTGCCGTGGCAGTCGCCAAGTCGTCTGGGGCGACCGCTGCGAAAAGTGTTCAGGAAATCCGCGACACCTGCCGCATCGTCATGATCTGCGTCAATGAAGCCGAGGATGTCGAGGCGTTGATGACCTGCGGCGACGGGCTGCTGGCCGGTCCTGCGCTGGGATTCGTCATCGTCGATCACACCACGGGCAGCCCGCAAATGGTGGCGAAGCTCGACCGCATGGTGCGCGCGGCCGGCGGGCGCTATGCGGAAGCGCCGATGACGCGAACGCCAAAACATGCCGACGCCGGTAAGGTCAACGTGCTGTTCGGTGGGGAGGGTGATCTGCTTGAGGACCTCAGGCCCTATTTCGAGCTCTATGCCGAAAACATCTTCCACATCGGTCCGCTGGGCCACGCCATCCGCCTCAAGCTCATTCACAATTACATCGCCTTCGCCAATGTAGCGGCGTGGTGCGAGGGATTTGCGCTCGCTGCGAAAGACGGACTCGATCTTTCTCAATTGATCCGCATCATCTCGGCGGCCGGCGGCAAGAGCGGCATGCTCGATCTCTACGGGCAGGCCACGCTCGAGGGCGACTTCACCCCGCTGATGTCGCTGGCGAACGCGCGCAAGGACGTGCGCTACTACGCGCGCTGGTTGGAGGAGGCGGGGCTGCCCGGGTTCATGGCCGACGCGGTGCACCAGACCTACCGGCAGGCGGCGCTGCTCGGGCATGACGGCGAGTCCTGCACCGCCGTCATCAAGGCGTATGAGGCGGTGACCGGCATCGAGGCGCGGGTAGGGCGGAAAGACCAGCAGCCGGAACAATGA
- a CDS encoding GntR family transcriptional regulator, whose translation MKFKSLERGPSLPEEIVASLTSALHAGELRPGDRLPSEQALATEFGVARTVVREAISQLKYDGIVQSRVGVGAFITPPQERTAFRISPACFQKRKELLKLLRLRNGVVIEAAADAAQARSKRDVARMEAILGQMRQAIGDREHGAERHFEAERQLIHIIAKVADNEHALNFIVMIDGQIAEKLRSVAVKNTKATELAAAAIEEQADLVEAIKRGDPVAARDKARKHYDNAAQRLADRADLADV comes from the coding sequence GTGAAATTCAAATCCCTTGAGCGCGGCCCCTCATTGCCAGAGGAGATTGTCGCCAGCCTGACCAGCGCGCTGCACGCAGGCGAACTTCGGCCCGGCGATCGGCTGCCTTCCGAACAGGCGTTGGCGACCGAGTTCGGCGTTGCACGGACGGTCGTGAGAGAGGCTATCTCGCAGCTCAAATACGACGGCATCGTCCAGAGCCGCGTCGGCGTCGGCGCGTTCATCACGCCGCCGCAAGAACGGACGGCATTTCGCATCAGCCCGGCATGCTTCCAGAAGCGCAAGGAGCTCTTGAAGCTGCTGCGCCTGCGCAACGGCGTCGTTATCGAGGCCGCCGCGGACGCCGCGCAGGCTCGCTCCAAACGCGACGTCGCGCGCATGGAAGCCATTCTCGGACAGATGCGGCAGGCCATCGGCGATCGCGAGCACGGCGCCGAGCGGCATTTCGAGGCCGAACGTCAGCTCATCCACATCATCGCAAAGGTGGCGGACAACGAGCACGCGCTCAACTTCATCGTCATGATCGACGGACAGATTGCCGAAAAGCTGCGTTCCGTCGCCGTCAAGAACACCAAGGCCACCGAGCTCGCTGCGGCCGCGATCGAGGAGCAGGCGGATCTGGTCGAGGCAATCAAGCGCGGCGATCCCGTCGCGGCGCGAGACAAGGCTCGCAAGCATTATGACAACGCCGCCCAGCGCTTGGCCGATCGCGCCGATCTCGCGGACGTCTAG